One Prunus dulcis chromosome 8, ALMONDv2, whole genome shotgun sequence DNA window includes the following coding sequences:
- the LOC117637864 gene encoding protein RALF-like 33, with amino-acid sequence MANSSSIFLFAFYMFTATLIISTWTVHAGSDHRLSWVPGRTRCPGSIAECMADDEFDMDSEINRRILATSQYISYGALQRNTVPCSRRGASYYNCKPGAESNPYNRGCSAIARCRS; translated from the coding sequence ATGGCCAATTCCTCTTCCATTTTTCTCTTCGCCTTTTACATGTTCACGGCAACTCTGATCATCTCCACTTGGACCGTCCATGCAGGCAGCGATCACAGGTTGAGCTGGGTTCCAGGCAGAACCCGCTGCCCGGGTTCGATTGCGGAGTGCATGGCTGATGATGAGTTTGACATGGACTCTGAGATCAACAGGCGGATACTGGCCACCTCACAATACATCAGCTATGGAGCTCTGCAGAGAAACACTGTGCCATGCTCTCGGAGAGGTGCGTCCTACTACAACTGCAAGCCAGGTGCAGAGAGTAACCCCTACAACCGTGGATGCAGTGCTATTGCTCGTTGCCGTAGCTGA